From one Nothobranchius furzeri strain GRZ-AD chromosome 2, NfurGRZ-RIMD1, whole genome shotgun sequence genomic stretch:
- the prox1a gene encoding prospero homeobox protein 1 isoform X2 — translation MPDHDSTTLLTRQTKRRRVDIGVKRTVGSAIFARARDTLLDTMNQSHGPDQDGDCSLVGHGHGGSGSDGEKSNVLRKLLKRANSYEDAMMPFPGATIISQLLKNNMGKNGGSDSGFQGSGALSSGGSEIQAEDACSNSSRDSPSDCLSPGPPLPPQSSSSSFGRPPPPSNHISHAPTQPLSLSSFDLDRLSDEHLRAKRARVENIIRGMSHSPLVRPNGTDPNQDSSRENDNGSCDLRGDDGSHTTSRRINCPSSLLSSPGSRGGVVSVGEVYRENKRKQRLPQQQHSFTQLVCSRQEQRQEERRQLKLQLEDMQKQLRQLQEKFYQIYDSETEEEEENGVTGEADRSGDREEDGNLSEDSIRSDGLEERHRDRGRHNHDDLSELDPGLFLDRARALLREQVLIDGDMEEDVDSREEEERRGERVMKRRKGASVAEGGGGSGGRQLAETLKQELNCAVSQVVDTVVKGFSTPPKQTSGHHHGCHSSTPAAPSSSSNSSSSCPPPFGPLPPLTPDSRFSGGNLALGLNGDGSPTPNYHTSNQRLHCFGDMIVPSPLDSFGGLGGRLSGVPTPNDQTEALPLVVRKSGGSGGENPAPSLPPPPPPHHPSLHPSPLTASLGFSPPSFRHPFPLPLMGYPFQSPLASHGGGAGYPPGLKDHSRSSPDSMDITREAVSLRTKMASLGGGHMGHHHHHHHRQSSPSQHGPEGLSLSLIKSECGDLQDMSDISPFSGSTIQEGLSPNHLKKAKLMFFYTRYPSSNMLKMFFSDVKKSRVITPGNIFPVFNCPMLVSWCKW, via the exons ATGCCTGATCATGACAGCACCACCCTCCTAACCAGACAGACCAAGCGCAGACGTGTCGACATCGGGGTGAAAAGAACTGTGGGCAGCGCGATTTTTGCCCGTGCCAGAGACACCCTTTTGGACACCATGAACCAATCGCACGGCCCTGACCAGGACGGAGACTGCTCATTGGTCGGTCACGGCCACGGGGGGTCTGGCAGCGATGGGGAGAAGTCAAACGTCCTGAGGAAGCTGCTGAAGAGGGCCAACTCGTATGAAGACGCCATGATGCCTTTTCCTGGGGCCACAATCATCTCACAGTTATTAAAGAACAACATGGGGAAGAACGGAGGGAGTGATTCAGGCTTCCAG GGAAGCGGAGCTCTGTCCAGCGGAGGCTCAGAGATCCAAGCCGAGGACGCCTGCAGCAACTCCTCCCGTGACAGTCCATCTGACTGCCTTTCTCCTGGGCCCCCTCTTCCTCCTcagtcctcctcctcatcctttgGTCGACCGCCACCGCCCTCCAACCACATCTCTCATGCTCCAACTCAGCCCCTCTCCCTGTCCTCCTTTGACTTGGACCGCCTGTCGGACGAGCACCTCAGAGCCAAGCGAGCTCGTGTGGAGAACATCATCCGTGGCATGAGTCACTCCCCGTTGGTGCGGCCCAACGGCACCGACCCCAACCAGGACAGCAGCCGAGAAAACGACAACGGAAGCTGCGACCTCAGAGGAGATGATGGCAgtcacaccaccagcaggcgcatCAACTGCCCTTCGTCCCTCCTGAGCTCTCCGGGCTCACGGGGCGGTGTGGTCAGCGTTGGCGAGGTTTACAGAGAAAACAAGAGGAAGCAGCGTCTGCCTCAGCAGCAGCACAGCTTCACCCAGCTGGTTTGTTCCAGGCAGGAGCAACGGCAGGAGGAGAGAAGGCAGCTCAAACTGCAACTAGAAGACATGCAG AAACAGCTGCGTCAGCTTCAGGAGAAGTTTTACCAGATCTACGACTCTGAgaccgaggaggaggaggaaaacggTGTGACAGGAGAGGCCGACCGAAGTGGAGACAGAGAAGAAGATGGAAACTTGTCCGAggacagcattcggtctgacggtTTGGAGGAGAGGCACAGGGACAGAGGGCGGCACAACCACGATGACCTGTCCGAACTAGACCCAGGGCTGTTCCTGGACCGAGCCAGGGCACTCCTCCGTGAGCAGGTCTTGATAGACGGAGACATGGAGGAGGACGTGGACAGTAGAGAAgaggaggagagaagaggagaaagAGTGATGAAGAGGAGAAAGGGAGCATCAGTGgcggagggaggaggaggaagtgGAGGAAGGCAGTTGGCTGAGACTCTGAAGCAGGAGCTGAACTGTGCCGTGTCTCAGGTTGTTGACACTGTCGTTAAGGGCTTCTCCACGCCACCCAAGCAGACCTCCGGTCACCATCATGGCTGCCATAGCAGCACACCTGCCgcaccttcctcctcctccaactCATCGTCCTCCTGCCCTCCACCATTCGGCCCCCTGCCCCCCCTCACCCCGGACTCGCGTTTCAGCGGTGGGAACCTGGCTCTTGGTCTGAACGGCGACGGCAGTCCCACCCCAAACTACCACACCTCCAACCAGAGGCTGCACTGCTTTGGCGACATGATCGTCCCCAGTCCACTGGACTCATTTGGCGGTCTGGGTGGAAGACTGAGCGGCGTGCCAACACCAAACGATCAAACAGAGGCATTGCCGCTGGTGGTGCGCAAGAGTGGGGGGAGTGGAGGAGAGAACCCTGCTCCTTCTCTCCCTCCACCTCCCCCTCCTCATCATCCCTCTCTCCACCCGTCTCCCCTCACAGCGTCCCTGGGGTTTAGCCCTCCGTCGTTCCGCCACCCGTTCCCTCTTCCTCTTATGGGTTACCCCTTTCAGAGCCCCCTGGCGTCCCACGGGGGTGGCGCTGGCTACCCTCCAGGGCTGAAGGACCACAGTCGGTCCTCTCCCGATTCAATGGACATAACCCGGGAAGCGGTCAGCCTCAGGACCAAAATGGCATCCCTCGGAGGAGGTCACATgggtcaccaccaccaccaccaccacaggcaGAGCTCTCCAAGCCAACACGGGCCAGAGGGTCTGTCGCTGTCCCTCATCAAATCCGAGTGCGGGGATCTCCAGGACATGTCCGACATCTCGCCCTTTTCAGGCAGCACT